In the genome of Chengkuizengella sediminis, one region contains:
- a CDS encoding thermonuclease family protein, producing MRILYILLLIFLVGCSNTYTLENQQNENTNDIEIQQQLINATITNVVDGDTIKVKLEGKEETIRLLLVDTPETVHPNKPIQPFGPEASQFAKDTFPKGKKVQVEIDVSKRDKYDRLLAYLWVDGRMFNEMLLEKGLARVAYIYPPNVKYVDQFQETQEEARQEGIGIWSIEDYVKVAWLDGDVTFNEVTENESIDPVTTENNSPIQITELNLEEEYITIMNNDITDMDMTGWSVLSVQGDQRFDFPDSYTIKAGEAITIWSGDFSRGIWSVDLYWTEQNIWNNNGDPAQLINADNVIVDIEGKIN from the coding sequence ATGAGAATTTTATATATTTTATTACTTATATTTCTTGTTGGTTGTTCTAATACATACACTTTAGAAAATCAACAGAATGAAAACACAAATGATATTGAAATTCAGCAGCAGTTAATTAATGCAACAATAACTAACGTAGTTGACGGTGATACCATAAAAGTAAAGCTTGAAGGTAAAGAAGAAACGATTCGATTACTACTTGTAGACACTCCAGAAACTGTTCATCCAAACAAACCTATCCAACCTTTTGGACCTGAAGCTTCACAATTTGCAAAAGACACGTTCCCAAAAGGTAAAAAGGTTCAAGTTGAAATTGATGTTTCTAAACGTGATAAATACGATAGATTACTAGCATATCTATGGGTAGATGGGAGAATGTTTAATGAAATGCTCTTAGAAAAAGGACTCGCTAGAGTGGCTTACATTTATCCACCTAACGTAAAATATGTGGATCAGTTTCAAGAGACTCAAGAGGAAGCGAGGCAAGAAGGCATAGGGATATGGTCTATAGAGGATTATGTAAAGGTAGCTTGGCTAGATGGTGATGTAACCTTTAATGAAGTTACAGAAAACGAAAGCATAGATCCAGTAACAACGGAAAACAATTCACCTATTCAAATTACAGAACTAAATTTAGAGGAAGAGTATATAACAATTATGAATAATGATATCACAGACATGGATATGACTGGATGGAGTGTGTTAAGTGTTCAAGGAGATCAACGTTTTGATTTCCCTGACTCGTATACCATTAAAGCCGGAGAAGCTATCACTATTTGGTCAGGAGACTTTTCTAGAGGTATATGGTCCGTTGATCTATATTGGACAGAGCAAAATATTTGGAATAACAACGGGGATCCAGCTCAATTGATTAATGCAGATAATGTCATAGTTGATATAGAAGGAAAAATAAATTAA
- a CDS encoding YolD-like family protein — MKQHENKLTPGSNMMWEASRIILPEHKELMNHYQKERNRKTKPELAEEEVNIISQKLSESMLNESEIIVELFRDFGENAYKTGFITKFDTRLKQVRLEDEDDYEWVKFSDILSVR; from the coding sequence ATGAAACAACATGAAAATAAATTAACACCTGGATCAAATATGATGTGGGAAGCAAGTCGTATAATCCTACCTGAACATAAAGAACTTATGAATCATTATCAAAAAGAACGAAATAGAAAGACTAAACCAGAACTTGCAGAGGAAGAGGTCAATATCATATCTCAGAAATTATCTGAATCAATGTTGAATGAGTCTGAAATCATAGTTGAATTGTTTCGTGACTTTGGTGAAAATGCATATAAAACTGGATTCATCACTAAATTTGATACCCGATTAAAACAAGTAAGATTAGAGGATGAGGATGATTACGAGTGGGTCAAGTTTAGTGACATTTTAAGTGTGAGGTGA
- a CDS encoding DUF1871 family protein gives MNTKTKLTKVINDWDPANLFPGAPDDEYEREILSIMEILDSVNTPTNLAKELQHIFNKAFSWNSSEVHFTIIANKIWSEIK, from the coding sequence ATGAATACAAAAACTAAGTTAACTAAAGTTATAAACGATTGGGATCCTGCTAATCTTTTTCCAGGTGCTCCTGATGACGAATATGAACGCGAAATCTTATCAATTATGGAAATTTTAGATAGCGTGAATACTCCTACAAATCTCGCAAAAGAGTTACAACATATATTTAACAAGGCTTTTTCATGGAATTCTAGTGAAGTTCATTTCACTATTATTGCTAATAAAATTTGGTCAGAAATTAAGTAG
- a CDS encoding restriction endonuclease has translation MARRKSKAKQQEELIQSLFGFVAVSSFFGTFYFTKSMIASIIIALIAVVIIIFILVVKHKQKVDSLKRSGISDIDKMDGHQFEHYLSHLFKSQGYSVQVTSASGDYGADLVLKKDNRKIVVQAKRYSKNIGIEAIQQVHSSMNYYQATEAWVISNRFYTKAAMNLAKANQVRLFTRQELIDMILKMNPDAIPKPAEILEQVQRGDKRCNKCGHNMVIRKGPKGEFYGCSTFPKCRNIVSIYNKRELIQNG, from the coding sequence ATGGCCAGAAGAAAAAGTAAAGCAAAACAACAAGAGGAATTAATACAATCATTGTTTGGATTTGTAGCAGTAAGTTCATTTTTTGGAACCTTCTACTTCACTAAATCAATGATAGCTTCAATAATTATAGCACTAATTGCAGTAGTCATTATTATATTCATATTAGTAGTTAAGCATAAACAAAAGGTTGATAGTTTAAAAAGATCTGGAATTAGTGATATAGACAAAATGGATGGCCATCAATTTGAACATTATTTATCTCACCTATTTAAATCGCAAGGATATTCTGTGCAGGTAACAAGTGCTTCAGGAGATTACGGAGCTGATCTTGTTTTAAAAAAAGATAATAGGAAAATTGTAGTACAAGCTAAGAGATACTCAAAAAACATTGGTATTGAAGCAATTCAACAAGTTCATAGTTCAATGAATTATTACCAAGCAACTGAAGCCTGGGTAATTTCAAATCGATTCTATACAAAAGCAGCAATGAATCTAGCTAAAGCTAATCAAGTACGTCTATTCACACGACAAGAGTTAATCGATATGATTTTGAAGATGAATCCAGATGCAATTCCAAAGCCTGCCGAAATATTGGAACAGGTGCAACGTGGAGATAAGAGATGTAATAAATGTGGTCATAATATGGTTATTAGAAAGGGTCCTAAAGGAGAATTTTATGGTTGCAGCACCTTTCCTAAGTGTAGAAATATAGTATCCATTTATAACAAAAGGGAGCTAATACAAAATGGGTAA